Sequence from the Sphingomonas koreensis genome:
TCGGCCGGTGGCAGCCCGTAATGCCGCAGGATCACACCCGATCCCTTTGGCAATGCGGCAAGCGCATCCCAGAGCCTTTCACCCAGCCGCTCGTCGGTCATCAGCCAGCGCCGGGGCAATTCCTGGGCAAGGGAGGGGTGGCGGCGGCGCATTGCCCCTTCTATAGCCGCGCCCATGGCATCCGACACCGCTGACTCGCGCCTTTCCACCATCCGCGACCGAATCGCCCGTGCAGCGACCATCGCGCGCCGCGATCCGGCCGACGTCACGCTCATCGCGATTTCAAAGACGCATGGGGCGGACGCAATCCGCCCGCTGATCGATGCAGGCCAGCGCATATTCGGCGAGAATCGCGTGCAGGAAGCGGCGGCCAAATGGCCCGGTCTGCGCGAGGAGGCGCGGGGCATCGAACTCCATCTGGTCGGCCAGCTTCAGTCGAACAAAGCGGAGGAAGCAGTGGCGTTGTTCGACGCTATCCATTCGGTCGATCGCTCATCGCTCGTCACCGCGCTCGCGCACGCGATGGACAAGGCCGACCGCCGCCCGTCCTGCTTCGTTCAGGTCAATATCGGGGACGAGCCGCAAAAGGGGGGCTGCGCGGTCGCCGGCCTGCCGGTGCTGCTGGCCGAAGCGCGCAGTGCGGCGCTGCCGGTTGCGGGGTTGATGGCGGTTCCGCCCCTTGGCGTCGATGCGGCGCCCTATTTCGCCCTGCTGGCGAAGCTGGCGCGCGACCATGACGTCAGTGGCCTCAGCATCGGCATGTCCGACGATTTTGAGACTGCCGTCACCCTTGGCGCCACGCATGTCCGCGTCGGCACTGCCCTGTTCGGAGAACGTGAATGAGCCTGCCGATCCGCTTCGATGCCCTGATTTTCGACTTCGACGGCGTGCTCCTCGAAAGCGAATATGCCGGCAACAAGCAGGTCGCCGAGTATCTCACCGGGATCGGTCATCCGACCACCCCCGAAGAGTCGATGGCGAACTTCATGGGGTTTTCGGGACGCGAGTTTCTGGACGCCGTCGAACGCTGGATCGGCCGGCCGTTGCCCGATGATTTCCACGATGCGCGCGCGATCGAAGACCAGCGGGCGCTCGAGGAGGGAATCGAGGCCGTGGTCGGTGCCGTCGCCTTCATCCGCTCACTCCCGGAGTCGCTTCCCCGCGCCATCGCGTCGTCGAGCCGGACCCCCTGGATTGCCGGGCATCTCGACCATCTCGGCATCCGCGATGCATTCGGGGACAGGATCTTCAGCGGCCGCGAGCATGTGAAGCGCGGTAAGCCGGCGCCGGACATCTATCTTCACGCTGCGCAGGCGCTGGGCGTCGATATCGCACGTTGCGCGATCCTCGAGGATTCGCCGGTGGGGGCGACCGGCGCAGTCGCATCCGGCGCGCACGTCATCGGACTGTGCGCTGGCAGCCATTGCGGCGACGGACATGACGAACGGCTGCGTGCCGTCGGCGTCAACGATATCGCGCATGACTTCGGCGAGGTTGCCCGGCTGCTCGCCTAGCAGCCGCGATGCTTCAGCATGAATGCGCGCAAGGCGATCGCGTCCTCAAGCGCGTTGTGCGGTATCGCGCTAGCCTTGGCCGTGTCGAAGCCCGGGGCATCGCACAGCTCGAAGGTGATGCGTGCGATCGGGTGGCGATAACCGGGTCCCGCTATCAGTGTCATCGCGGCATGGGCGATATCCTCGGGCCAGTCGGCAATCACCACCGGATCGGGATCGCTCTCCAGATAGGCAGCGAGCGTTCGGCCCAGCGTTTCGCGATCCACCGACGCGATGTTGAGAACCGGCAACACATGCGCGGCGACCCAAGGTGTCGGCTCCGGGCATTCGAGCGCGGCGTAGAAAGGCGTGCCACCATCCTCCGGTGCGAGCGCCAATGCGATCAGCGGTCCGCCGAACCCATTGAACTCGGCGTCGAGATAGTAGCGCACTAGAGCTGGTGCCCCGTGCGGTCGCGCTTGGTCGCCAGATAGCGTTCATTGTGCGGGTTGGGCGGCAGGCTGTGCGGAACGCGTTCGGCAACCGCAATTCCTGTCGACTCAAGGCCGACGACCTTTTCGGGGTTGTTGGTGAGGAGGCGTACCCGATCCTGCCCCAGCAGCCTGAGCATCCGCCCGGCTACGCCGAAATCGCGCGCATCCACGGCGAATCCCAGCCTTGTATTGGCATCGACGGTGTCAAAGCCCTGATCCTGCAGGGCGTAGGCGCGCAGCTTGTTGATCAGGCCGATCCCGCGCCCTTCCTGGCGCAGATAAAGCAGCACGCCCCAGCCATTCTCGGCGATCGCATGAATCGCGGCGCGAAGCTGCGGTCCGCAATCGCATTTGAGGCTGCCGAGCACATCGCCCGTCAGACACTCGCTGTGCAGCCGCACCAGCGGCGCGGTGCCGTTGGGCTGGCCGATCAGCAGCGCGACATGCTCGTCCGGCGATTCGGGGGTGCGGAAGGCGACGATCTCGGCATTCTCGGCGCCTGCGACGGGCAGGCGCGCTCGAGTCACGATCCGCAGGCGGGCCGGATCTTCATGCGCATCGATATCGGCAGACGTGATCGCGCCTTCGGCCTCGCCTTCACGGATGAAGAAGGCCGGAAGCAGCCCAGCGATGCGCGCGAGCCGCAGCGCTGCCGCGGCGGCATCGGGTACGGGCACGGGAATCGCGCGGAACGGTCCCTTGAGCGGGGTGGCGAGGTCTAGCTGCGGGTCGGCCAGCGCCACCGCACCGTCGAAGTCGAGCCAGAGTGCGCGCTGGACCAGCACAGGTGCATCGGGGACGGCGGCATCGCGCTGGTTGGCGAGCTTGAGCGTCGCCGCGCGGCCCGCGGAGATCAGGACGGGCGCTGAGGACTCGGGGTCGAACTCAGCCAGACGCGCGGCGTCGCCCGTTTCGATCGCCAGCAGCGAGAGCGTACCCGATTCGCCGCGGATCGCGATCGGCCAGCCGCGGCGCAGGGCGTCGATCGCGCGGGCAGCGGCGCGGGGGGCGCTCAAAAGTCGAACTCGGTGACGATCGGGACATGGTCCGAGGGTTTGAGCCAGCCGCGGCACGGCTCACACACGCGGTGCGCGGTCGCCCTGGCCGCGACGTCCTTGCTCGCCCACATATGATCGAGCCGGCGGCCGCGATCCGACGCCGCCCAGTCCTTGGCGCGATAGCTCCACCACGTGAAGCAACGCTCGGGCGCCGGGATGAAGTGGCGGCCGAGATCGACCCATTCGTTCGCCGCCTGAAGCCGGGCCAGCGCCTCGACCTCGATCGGCGTATGGCTGACGACGCCGAGCAGCTGCTTGTGGCTCCACACGTCGGATTCGAGCGGGGCAATGTTGAAGTCGCCGGTCAGGATCACGGGCAGATCGCCCAGCCCCTCCGACCAGCGGGTCATCCGCTCGACAAAATCGAGCTTCTGGCCGAATTTGGGGTTCGCCTCGCGGTCGGGAATGTCGCCGCCGGCGGGGACATAGACATTCTCGAGCCGCACGCCGTTGGGAAGGCGCACGCCGACGTGCCGCGCTTCGCCATTGGCCTGCCAGTCGAGCCGGTCGTCCTCGGTGACGGGGACGCGGCTGATGATCGCGACGCCGTGGTGCATGCGCTGGCCGTGGATGATGATGTGATCATAGCCCAGCGCGCGTAGCGGCGCGTGGGGGAAATCCCCGTCGATCACCTTGGTTTCCTGAAGGCACAGGATATCGGGCGCCTCCTCGCGGAGGAATTGCTCGACGATCTCCATGCGGAAGCGGACGGAGTTGATGTTCCAGGATGCGATCTTCATGCGACCGGGGATGTAGTCGGGGAAGCCGTGCGGCGCCAGAGAGTCGTTCTGCGCCTGACGGCGCAGGGGGCACGGCCCGCTCCTCACCCGGCCCCCATCGAAGATACCTTGAAGTAGGTGGCTGGACGGGGGAGCGGGCCGGTGCCGCGCCGCGAAGCGGCCAACCCTAAAGCGCCAAAGGCCCCCGCTCCGGGGGCATGGAGCGAGGGCCGACCTGGCGTTCGTCACGCAGGCGGGACGAGGTAGCTTCGGGCAACAGGGGGAAAAATCCCGAAAGCCCCGTCCGCACTATGTGTGTTAGCGGTAGGAAGCTGTCGCCAACATGAATGGCACCGCCCAAAGCGGATCAGCGGCGCCCGCCGCGATTCCGCGGGTCGTTCCAGCGGAACGTTCCGTCGCTCACCGGAGCGTTGAACCGCTGGTTGGTCAGGCGAACGGTGGTGCGGTTGTTCTGCGAATCGAGTGCCACCCAGCCCTGGAGCATCAGGCCGCCGGGCGCTGCGGAATTGCGGGCGAACACCATCGTCAGGCGCCCGTACTCGGGCCGCTTGGGGTCATGAGCTTCGATGCTGACCACATCGGGACTGCCGGTCGGCACCACCTTGGCGAAGCGCGAAATGTCCTGATCGGGGTTCAGCAGCACGCCCAGCGGCGAGTTCTTGACCGGCCAGCGCGATACCTGCTTGACCGAATAGTCAATGAACCACAGCGAGCTGCCGTCGCCGACGATCAGCAGCGGCACGCCCTTTTCATACTGGAAACGGACCTTGCCCGGCTTCTTGAGCGTGAGCGTACCGTTGAGCGTCTTGCCTGCGCGGTCGGTCTGCGCGAACGATGCCGTCATCGTCTGCGCGCCACGCAGATGCTGCTGCACCTGAGCGAGCGTGCCCTGCTGCTGAGCAGCGGCGGGCAGGGCAAGGGGAAGAGCTACGGCGGCCAGAACCGCCAGGGGCCGGATCGTCATGGGTTTGCCAAACATATCCACGCCCCTGCCGGTTCCGTGTTGAACGGGTTCTGAATAGGACGGTGCCGGCCGCTCTCCCGCTCGACCACCCATCAAGATACACTAGCATGGGTCGCCAGGCGGGGGAGCGGGCCGGCACCGCGAAAAAAGGCTTCAGGCTTCGCTGCGCGCCTTGACGATCTTGCCCGGGGTGCGCGGCGGCTCGCCCTTGGGCAGCGCGTCGACATGCTCCATGCCCTCGGTCACTTCGCCCCACACGGTGTACTGGCCGTCGAGGAAGGTCGCATCGTCGAGGCAGATGAAGAACTGCGAATTGGCGCTGTTGGGATCGTTGGTGCGCGCCATCGAGCAGACGCCGCGGACGTGCGGCGCGCGGCTGAACTCGGCGGGGAGGTTGGGCTCTTTCGACCCGCTCATGCCGGTGCCGGTCGGATCGCCGCCCTGCGCCATGAAGCCGTCGATCACCCGGTGGAAGACGACGCCGTCATAGAAGCCGCTGTCGGCCAGCTTGGTGATCCGCTCGACATGTTGCGGCGCCAGATCGGGACGCAGCTTGATGTGCACGTCACCGGTGTCGAGCGTCATGACGAGGCGGCTGGGAAGGTCGGCCATTTGAAACACAACTCCGAAAATAAAATGGGGGCGCGTCAACTAGGCACTCCCACGCGCCGTTGCAAATCGCCGGCGTGGGTTTCGACAGGATCGCGCCGGTCCGGGATCCGGCAACAGCGCCCTGTGCTGCTGCATCATGCCGGGGGCATGCCCGGCCGGACACGCGCCGTCTCTCTCCGTCAAACCGGCGCCGCTGCGGATTGGCAGCGGGATTCGAGCGCGTTAGAGGGAGGGCAGGCGCGAAGCAGGGGAAGGCTCGATGACCGACGAGACCGAGACCACCGCGCCGGATTCCGTAGCCCGCGATTCGCACGAGCATCTCAGCCGCGATTTCGTGCGCACCGTGCTCGATCTGGTCGAGGCCGGCGATGTCGAGGCGGTGCGCGAGAAGGTCGAGCCGCTCCACCCGGCAGACATCGCCGATCTGGTCGAACTGACCCCGGCCGAGCAGCGCCAGCCGCTCGCCGCGGCCATTGCGGGCCTCATCGACGGCGACGTGCTCGCCGAGATGAACGACTGGGTGCGCGACGAGCTGATCGAAGCGCTCGATCCGCACGAGGTCGCGGACATCGCCGCCGAACTCGATACCGACGACGCCGTCGCGATCATCGAGGACATGGAGGAAGAGGATCAGCGCGCGGTGCTGCGTGCCCTCGACCCGGACGATCGCGCGGCGATCGAGGAAGCGCTTTCCTATCCCGAGGAATCCGCCGGTCGCCTGATGCAGCGCGAGCTGATCGCGGTGCCTGAGCATTGGACCGTCGGCGACGTGCTCGATTACCTCCGCGGCGAGGAGGAGCTGGCGACCGACTTCTGGGAAATCTTCGTGGTCGATCCCGGGCACAAGCCGGTCGGCACCTGTGCCTTGTCGTGGATCCTGCGTACCCCGCGCTCGGTGGCGATGGGTGACGTCATGAAACGCGAGCAGACACTGATCCCGGTTGGGATGGATCAGGAAGAAGTCGCGCTGATCTTCCAGAAATACGCGCTGATCTCCGCCGCGGTGATCGATGACAGCGGCCGTCTGGTCGGCATGATTACGGTGGACGACGTCGTCCACATCATCTCCGAGGAAGCGGGCGAGGACGCGCTGTTGCTGTCGGGTGCGGGCGAGGGCGACATCAACGAACCCGTGGTCGATTCGTACAAGGTGCGCGTGCGCTGGCTGATCGCCAATCTCGGTACGGCGATGGTCGCCGCGACGATCATCGGCATGTTCGAAGGTACGATCGCCAAGATGGTGACGCTCGCCGCGCTGATGCCGATCGTCGCCGGCGTCGGCGGCAATGCCGGCACGCAGACGATGGCGGTGACAGTGCGCGCACTCGCCACCAACCAGCTCACCCAGTCCAACACCATGCGTGCGATCCGGCGCGAGATTAAGGTTGCCCTGCTCAACGGAGTCACCATCGCCGCGGTTCTGGGCAGCGGCGTCGGTCTCGTCTTCCAGAATCCGTTGCTCGGCGGGGTGATCGCCACCGCGATGCTTGCGAACATCGTCATCGCCGGCTGCGCAGGGGTGCTGGTGCCGCTCACCCTCGCCCGGTTCCGTGCGGATCCGGCGGTTGCCTCGTCGGTGTTCGTGACGATGACCACCGATTCGATGGGCTTCCTCGTCTTCCTCGGCCTGGCCAGCGCGAGCGGTCTTACCGGCTGATTGGCCGGTTGAACCGCACGCGGCTTGCGCCCAGATGGGAAGCGTGCCGCTTCATCTCACCAAGGTCGCCTATGGGTGCGACAGCATCGACTATCTGCGCGAGCGTCTGGCGCTGCGTGCGGCGCATGGCCCGACGGCGTTCCTGACGACGCGCTATCTGCCCAAGCGGCATGAGGAAATCGCCTCCGAGGGAGCCGAGGGCGGTTCGTTGTTCTGGATCATCAAGCATCAGCTGGTCGGACGCTCGCCCATCCTGCGCTTCGGTGAGGCTGAAGGCGGGCGCGTGGCGATCCATCTCGCGCCTGAACTGATCCTGGTCCAGCCGCGCCCCAAGCGCGCGCATCAGGGCTGGCGCTATCTCGAAGGCAGCGATGCGCCGCCCGATCTTGGCACCGGCGACATGGCGTCACTTCCGCCCGAACTGGCGGGGAAGCTGGCGGAGCTCGGGATCGTCTAGCGCGCGAGCGAAGGGAAGGCGGCGCGGAACGCCGCGACCTTCGGCTTGTCCCAGCGGACGATATAGGGGTGGTTGGGGTTACGGCGGGCAAAGTCCTGGTGCTGCGCCTCGGCGAGATAGAACTGGCCCTGTTCGACGGTCGTCACGATCGGCTTGCCGTAGATCCCCGCCTTGCCGAGCTGGTCGATATAGGCGCGGGCAACGCGTACCTGTCCCGGATTTTGCGGGAAGATCGCCGAACGGTAGCTCGGGCCTGTATCGGGACCCTGCCGGTTGAGCTGGGTAGGATCGTGCGCGACCGCGAAGTAGATGCGGAGCAGCGTGGCATAGCTTACCCGACGCGGATCATAGACGATGCGTACCGCTTCGGCATGGCCGGTGCGTTCGGTGGAAACCTGTTGGTAGGTCGCGGTTGCCTTGGTGCCGCCGGCATAGCCGCTGGTGACGGCGCGGACGCCCTTCACCTGTTCGAACACAGCCTCGACGCCCCAGAAACAGCCCCCGGCAAGAACCGCGACCTGATCGCCCGCTGCGGGCGCGACGTCGATGGTGGAGGGGGGAATCGCGACCGCCTTCTCGGCTTTGGCGGATGGGATCGGCGGGACGAGTCCCGCAGCCGACATGAAGCCCAGGCTCGCCAGTCCGGCAAGGCCGAGGGCTGCCGCCCGCATCAGAAGAACGGGGTCGCCGTCACGCGCTCGATATTGAGCGCGACCATACCGATCGCACCGAGCGAGAACCCGGCCAGAACACGCCGCAGGAACTGCGACTTCAAAACCGTAAGCATCACATTGCCCTTTGTCTTGGGTTGGAGCGGAGATGGGGTCTCCGCCCTTGAATCCAAGAGAAGTTCTACTTGGCCGGGATGAACATGCGCTGGCCGGCTTGTTCACCCATTCGTTCAGGAAGCCGAAAAGGTTTCAGGCCTTGCCGGAAAAACTCAGCGCAGTGCGGCACAGGCTTCCTGGATACGGCCGCATGCCTCGGCCAGCACGTCCTCGCTCGTCGCGTAGCTGATGCGCAGCGCGGGTGAGAAACCGAACGCGCCGCCATGCACCGCCGCGACCTTGGCGTCGTCGAGCAGGTAGCCGACCATCGTCTCGTCGGTGTCGATCACCAGACCCTTGGGCGTGGTCTTGCCGATCAGCTGGCTGAATTCGGGATAGACGTAGAAGGCGCCCTCGGGCCGCGGGCAGTTCATGCCGTTGATCTGGCCGAGCATCGACACGACGAGGTCGCGGCGCTTCTGGAAGGCTGCAGCGCGATCCTTGAGGAACGACTGGTCGCCGTTGAGCGCCGCCACCGACGCGGCTTGCGACACGCTGCACGGGTTGCTGGTCGACTGCGACTGGAGCTTGCCCATCGCCTTGATCAGCCACTGCGGGCCGCCGGCATAGCCGATGCGCCAGCCGGTCATCGCATAGGCCTTTGACACGCCGTTGGCGGTCAGCGTGCGCTCGTAGAGCGACGGGCAGACTTGCGCGATCGTCGCGAATTCGAAGCCGTCGTACAGGATATGCTCGTACATATCGTCGGCATAGATCAGCACATTCGGATGCCGCTCGAGCACCTCGCCCAGCGCTTTCAGTTCCGCGGCGCTGTACGCGGCGCCGGTGGGATTGGACGGCGAGTTGAGCACGACCCACTTGGTCCTGGCGGTGATCGCGGCCTCAAGCTGCTCGGGCTTGATCTTGTAATTCGCCTCGGCGCCCGCGGCGATGAACACCGGCTTGCCGCCCGCGAACTCGACCACATCGGGATAGCTTACCCAATAGGGTGCGGGAATGACGACCTCGTCACCCGCGTCGATCGTCGCGCAGAAGGCGTTGAACAGCGTGTGCTTGCCGCCCGAGTTCACGCTGATCTGGTTCTCGGCATAGGTGAGGCCGTTGTCGCGGGCGAACTTGCCCACGATCGCGGCCTTGAGCTCGGGCGTGCCATCGACATTGGTGTATTTGGTGATGCCCTTGCGGATCGCCTCGATCGCAGCTTCCTTGACGAAGTCGGGCGTGTCGAAATCGGGCTCGCCCGCGCCCAGACCAATCACGTCGATGCCCTGCCGTTTCAGCTCGAATACGCGGCTCGTCATGGCGAGCGTAGCGGAAGGCTGGATACGGTTGAGCGCGGCGGAAGTCTGCATGGGCGGTCGCCTGTATGGAGGGGAAACGCGCGCCCTATAGGTCCGCCGGTGCCTCCTCCGCAACCGTAACCGCGGAAACCAGTCCGCGCAGCGCGTTGCCGATGAAGAATCCGTTGCCGAGGTCTGCGGGCGTGAGCTCCGCTTCGGCCGCGCGGCCGGTGTCGATCAACTCGGCGCGCAGCACCCCCGGAAGCGCGCCCCGGGCCAGTGGCGGGGTGAGCAACCGGCCGTTTCGCTCGACGAAGATGGAGGTGAAGCTGCCCTCGGTCAGATACCCTTCGGCATCGACATAGAGCGTCTCGAACGCGCCTGCGCTGCGGGGATAGACGCTGCGGTCGCTGGTCTTATGGGCGAGGCGAAAGTCGCGCGGCGCAACCTGGCGCGCGCGGATGGCGACCGAGACCGGCCCGTCCGGTGCGGCGGGCATCGGCGCTGTGCCGATCGCGACATTGCCGTTGCGCGAGAGCAGCAGGCGCACCCGTGAAGGCGCGCGCAGGCGGAAGGTTGCCGCCTGAAGCTCGTTGCGCGCGGCGTGCCGGTCGAAGGCGAAGCCCAGCGCCTGCGCGCTCGCCTTCATCCGCGCCAGATGCCGTTCGAGCAGCGGAATGCCTTCCCTGGGGTCGAACGCCATCGTTTCAATGAGGTCCACCTGCCGCTGCCCCCGTGTCAGGAACGCGCCCTTGGCCAGGCACTCGTCCCATTCTTCCCCCGCGCGTGAATCCGCGACCACGCCCGATCCCAGGCCGATGCTCGCGGTTTCGCTGACGCGAGGCAAGTGCAGCGTGCGGATCGCGACGTTGAAGGCGGCATCTCCGTTTGGATCGATGCGCCCGATCGAGCCGGTGTAAGGCCCTCGCGCATCCGGTTCGACCGCGTCGATCACCTCCATCGCGCGGATCTTGGGAGCGCCGGTGATCGAACCGCAGGGGAAGGTCGCGGCCAGCACGTCGGCGATGCCGGTTCCATCCGCGAGCCGGGCCGAAACGGTCGAGACCATCGTGTGCAGGGTCGGATAGGTCTCGACCTTGAACAACTCTGGCACGCGGACGCTTCCCGGCGCCGCGATGCGCGTGAGGTCGTTGCGCATCAGATCGACGATCATCAGATTCTCGGCGCGCTGCTTGGCGTCGGTTGCCAGCGTTGCCCTGGCGGCCTCGTCCTCCTCGGGGGTGGCACCGCGCGGTGTGGTCCCCTTCATCGGTCGCGCAATCAACTCGCCATCGCGCAGCGCGAAGAACAGCTCGGGCGAGAAGGACAGCAGCCAGTCGTCGCCCGTCCAGACGATCCCGCCATAGCCCGCCGCCGCGCGCGCCCGGATCGCGGCATAGGCGGCCAGCGGATCGCCCAGCATGCGTACCGATGCCCGGAAGCTCAGATTGGCCTGATAGATATCCCCCGCCTCGATCCAGTCGTGTACGCGGGCGAAGGCGGCGTCATAGGCGGCGCGCATGATCCCGGGCTGCGGCCGGCCGATCCAGGCCCCTCTCGGGTCGGGCAACAGCGCGATGACGTCATCAGTCGCAATGGTCTCGAACCCCTCGAACAGCCCGAACCAGAGCAGCGGAGACGAAGAATGGCGGGCGCGGAGCCTGGGCTCGAGCGCATGGCCTGCCTCATAGGCGAGATGTCCTGCCGCATGCAGGCCCTCCGCACATGCGGCATCCAGTGCATCGAGTGCGGGCTGCACCTCTTGCGGTGTTTGCGCCGTCACGATCCGCACCGGATCGCGATACAGCCGCGCATCGGCGCCATCCGGCCGGGCATCGTCGAGCAGCACGAAAGGAGCCGGTCCAAGCATCGGCCCGCATTGCAATCCCGCGCGCCGCGCCGCAACCCTCTGTTGCCGCCCTCCGCCGCTCCGCCTATCTCCACGGGCGATGAACACGGCTTCCACCCCTCCGCTTCGCGCCGCGATCG
This genomic interval carries:
- a CDS encoding peptidylprolyl isomerase, producing MADLPSRLVMTLDTGDVHIKLRPDLAPQHVERITKLADSGFYDGVVFHRVIDGFMAQGGDPTGTGMSGSKEPNLPAEFSRAPHVRGVCSMARTNDPNSANSQFFICLDDATFLDGQYTVWGEVTEGMEHVDALPKGEPPRTPGKIVKARSEA
- a CDS encoding YggS family pyridoxal phosphate-dependent enzyme gives rise to the protein MASDTADSRLSTIRDRIARAATIARRDPADVTLIAISKTHGADAIRPLIDAGQRIFGENRVQEAAAKWPGLREEARGIELHLVGQLQSNKAEEAVALFDAIHSVDRSSLVTALAHAMDKADRRPSCFVQVNIGDEPQKGGCAVAGLPVLLAEARSAALPVAGLMAVPPLGVDAAPYFALLAKLARDHDVSGLSIGMSDDFETAVTLGATHVRVGTALFGERE
- a CDS encoding pyridoxal phosphate-dependent aminotransferase produces the protein MQTSAALNRIQPSATLAMTSRVFELKRQGIDVIGLGAGEPDFDTPDFVKEAAIEAIRKGITKYTNVDGTPELKAAIVGKFARDNGLTYAENQISVNSGGKHTLFNAFCATIDAGDEVVIPAPYWVSYPDVVEFAGGKPVFIAAGAEANYKIKPEQLEAAITARTKWVVLNSPSNPTGAAYSAAELKALGEVLERHPNVLIYADDMYEHILYDGFEFATIAQVCPSLYERTLTANGVSKAYAMTGWRIGYAGGPQWLIKAMGKLQSQSTSNPCSVSQAASVAALNGDQSFLKDRAAAFQKRRDLVVSMLGQINGMNCPRPEGAFYVYPEFSQLIGKTTPKGLVIDTDETMVGYLLDDAKVAAVHGGAFGFSPALRISYATSEDVLAEACGRIQEACAALR
- a CDS encoding LolA family protein; this translates as MTIRPLAVLAAVALPLALPAAAQQQGTLAQVQQHLRGAQTMTASFAQTDRAGKTLNGTLTLKKPGKVRFQYEKGVPLLIVGDGSSLWFIDYSVKQVSRWPVKNSPLGVLLNPDQDISRFAKVVPTGSPDVVSIEAHDPKRPEYGRLTMVFARNSAAPGGLMLQGWVALDSQNNRTTVRLTNQRFNAPVSDGTFRWNDPRNRGGRR
- the mgtE gene encoding magnesium transporter, with product MTDETETTAPDSVARDSHEHLSRDFVRTVLDLVEAGDVEAVREKVEPLHPADIADLVELTPAEQRQPLAAAIAGLIDGDVLAEMNDWVRDELIEALDPHEVADIAAELDTDDAVAIIEDMEEEDQRAVLRALDPDDRAAIEEALSYPEESAGRLMQRELIAVPEHWTVGDVLDYLRGEEELATDFWEIFVVDPGHKPVGTCALSWILRTPRSVAMGDVMKREQTLIPVGMDQEEVALIFQKYALISAAVIDDSGRLVGMITVDDVVHIISEEAGEDALLLSGAGEGDINEPVVDSYKVRVRWLIANLGTAMVAATIIGMFEGTIAKMVTLAALMPIVAGVGGNAGTQTMAVTVRALATNQLTQSNTMRAIRREIKVALLNGVTIAAVLGSGVGLVFQNPLLGGVIATAMLANIVIAGCAGVLVPLTLARFRADPAVASSVFVTMTTDSMGFLVFLGLASASGLTG
- the msrA gene encoding peptide-methionine (S)-S-oxide reductase MsrA; translated protein: MSAAGLVPPIPSAKAEKAVAIPPSTIDVAPAAGDQVAVLAGGCFWGVEAVFEQVKGVRAVTSGYAGGTKATATYQQVSTERTGHAEAVRIVYDPRRVSYATLLRIYFAVAHDPTQLNRQGPDTGPSYRSAIFPQNPGQVRVARAYIDQLGKAGIYGKPIVTTVEQGQFYLAEAQHQDFARRNPNHPYIVRWDKPKVAAFRAAFPSLAR
- a CDS encoding HAD family hydrolase, coding for MSLPIRFDALIFDFDGVLLESEYAGNKQVAEYLTGIGHPTTPEESMANFMGFSGREFLDAVERWIGRPLPDDFHDARAIEDQRALEEGIEAVVGAVAFIRSLPESLPRAIASSSRTPWIAGHLDHLGIRDAFGDRIFSGREHVKRGKPAPDIYLHAAQALGVDIARCAILEDSPVGATGAVASGAHVIGLCAGSHCGDGHDERLRAVGVNDIAHDFGEVARLLA
- a CDS encoding DUF1489 family protein, with the protein product MGSVPLHLTKVAYGCDSIDYLRERLALRAAHGPTAFLTTRYLPKRHEEIASEGAEGGSLFWIIKHQLVGRSPILRFGEAEGGRVAIHLAPELILVQPRPKRAHQGWRYLEGSDAPPDLGTGDMASLPPELAGKLAELGIV
- a CDS encoding exodeoxyribonuclease III → MKIASWNINSVRFRMEIVEQFLREEAPDILCLQETKVIDGDFPHAPLRALGYDHIIIHGQRMHHGVAIISRVPVTEDDRLDWQANGEARHVGVRLPNGVRLENVYVPAGGDIPDREANPKFGQKLDFVERMTRWSEGLGDLPVILTGDFNIAPLESDVWSHKQLLGVVSHTPIEVEALARLQAANEWVDLGRHFIPAPERCFTWWSYRAKDWAASDRGRRLDHMWASKDVAARATAHRVCEPCRGWLKPSDHVPIVTEFDF
- the ribA gene encoding GTP cyclohydrolase II, whose product is MSAPRAAARAIDALRRGWPIAIRGESGTLSLLAIETGDAARLAEFDPESSAPVLISAGRAATLKLANQRDAAVPDAPVLVQRALWLDFDGAVALADPQLDLATPLKGPFRAIPVPVPDAAAAALRLARIAGLLPAFFIREGEAEGAITSADIDAHEDPARLRIVTRARLPVAGAENAEIVAFRTPESPDEHVALLIGQPNGTAPLVRLHSECLTGDVLGSLKCDCGPQLRAAIHAIAENGWGVLLYLRQEGRGIGLINKLRAYALQDQGFDTVDANTRLGFAVDARDFGVAGRMLRLLGQDRVRLLTNNPEKVVGLESTGIAVAERVPHSLPPNPHNERYLATKRDRTGHQL
- the pabB gene encoding aminodeoxychorismate synthase component I: MLGPAPFVLLDDARPDGADARLYRDPVRIVTAQTPQEVQPALDALDAACAEGLHAAGHLAYEAGHALEPRLRARHSSSPLLWFGLFEGFETIATDDVIALLPDPRGAWIGRPQPGIMRAAYDAAFARVHDWIEAGDIYQANLSFRASVRMLGDPLAAYAAIRARAAAGYGGIVWTGDDWLLSFSPELFFALRDGELIARPMKGTTPRGATPEEDEAARATLATDAKQRAENLMIVDLMRNDLTRIAAPGSVRVPELFKVETYPTLHTMVSTVSARLADGTGIADVLAATFPCGSITGAPKIRAMEVIDAVEPDARGPYTGSIGRIDPNGDAAFNVAIRTLHLPRVSETASIGLGSGVVADSRAGEEWDECLAKGAFLTRGQRQVDLIETMAFDPREGIPLLERHLARMKASAQALGFAFDRHAARNELQAATFRLRAPSRVRLLLSRNGNVAIGTAPMPAAPDGPVSVAIRARQVAPRDFRLAHKTSDRSVYPRSAGAFETLYVDAEGYLTEGSFTSIFVERNGRLLTPPLARGALPGVLRAELIDTGRAAEAELTPADLGNGFFIGNALRGLVSAVTVAEEAPADL